One Deltaproteobacteria bacterium genomic region harbors:
- the ligA gene encoding NAD-dependent DNA ligase LigA, translating to MIRKKVELLRAELQRHDYLYHVLDHPEITDQEYDRLFSELQELERQNPELISSDSPTQRVGSAPLEAFEKIAHRRSMLSLQNSYSMEEIDSFEERARRELKDTAPKTFRFFCEPKFDGLAIELVYEAGALTKAITRGDGTTGEDVTLNIRTIPSVPLRLRDWSSPLFEVRGEVVMLKEDFRLLNEAQQEAGETPFANPRNAAAGSVRQLDPAIAASRPLRMFAYAPGEIEFPKQAFRSQQEFEVQCGYLGLPTVGVAPEGEAFADFKLRIQKWLKAGKAKSANPSTLCLARVCEGATEAKQYYEFIHDVRSQLPFDIDGVVIKVDDFRLQEDLGFVARSPRWATAAKFPPEQAETVIERIEIQVGRTGALTPVAVMKPVKVGGVTITNATLHNQDEIDRKEIRVGSRVIIQRAGDVIPEVVKVINQPAKSVPFKIPHQCPACGNPAERAEEEVVLRCVNAKCPALLKGSLKHFAARRAMNIEGLGDKQIDAFVDHGLVKRPSDLYKLTQEKILSLDRQGEKSALNLLESIEASKKTTFGRLIFALGIRHVGETTAKTLAKYFGTPQEFLDAKEEALLEIPDVGEKMAHVISQAFKAGYVKEEIAELLKCGVVVESAKKVATSGVLGGKKYVITGTLPMGRDEIKDLIEANGGVVLSGVSKKTDFLLAGEEAGSKLQKATELGVQIVDWERFQKQLGN from the coding sequence ATGATACGAAAAAAAGTTGAACTGCTTCGAGCGGAACTTCAACGACACGACTACCTCTATCACGTCCTGGATCATCCTGAGATCACGGATCAGGAGTACGATCGACTTTTTTCCGAGCTTCAAGAGCTCGAACGGCAAAATCCTGAACTGATTTCCAGCGACTCTCCCACCCAGCGCGTGGGCTCGGCTCCGCTGGAGGCTTTTGAAAAAATCGCCCATCGCCGCTCAATGCTTTCTCTTCAAAATAGCTATTCGATGGAAGAAATAGATTCTTTCGAAGAGCGCGCTCGGCGCGAACTGAAGGACACGGCGCCAAAGACATTCCGTTTTTTTTGTGAACCGAAGTTTGATGGGCTCGCGATTGAACTTGTGTATGAGGCTGGCGCGCTAACCAAGGCGATCACTCGCGGCGACGGGACTACAGGCGAAGACGTCACCTTGAACATTCGAACAATTCCCTCGGTGCCTTTGAGGCTTCGCGACTGGAGCTCGCCACTTTTCGAGGTCCGCGGTGAAGTAGTTATGCTGAAAGAGGACTTTCGCCTTCTTAACGAAGCCCAACAAGAGGCCGGCGAAACTCCTTTTGCGAATCCACGAAACGCCGCCGCTGGATCAGTCAGGCAGCTTGATCCAGCCATAGCGGCCTCCAGGCCCCTTCGCATGTTTGCCTATGCGCCTGGCGAAATTGAGTTCCCAAAGCAGGCCTTTCGATCTCAGCAGGAGTTTGAAGTTCAGTGTGGCTATCTCGGACTACCGACCGTCGGCGTTGCCCCCGAGGGCGAAGCCTTTGCTGACTTTAAACTCAGAATTCAAAAGTGGCTTAAAGCCGGTAAGGCCAAGTCGGCAAATCCCAGCACCTTGTGCCTCGCGCGAGTTTGCGAAGGGGCGACCGAGGCCAAGCAGTACTACGAATTTATTCATGATGTTCGATCTCAACTTCCGTTCGACATCGACGGCGTCGTCATTAAGGTCGATGACTTTCGGCTGCAAGAAGATCTTGGCTTTGTTGCCCGCAGTCCGCGCTGGGCAACGGCAGCAAAGTTTCCACCCGAACAGGCAGAGACAGTTATCGAGCGAATCGAAATTCAAGTGGGCCGAACCGGGGCCCTGACTCCGGTGGCCGTCATGAAGCCCGTAAAAGTTGGGGGCGTCACGATCACGAATGCGACTCTCCATAATCAAGATGAAATCGACCGCAAGGAAATCCGCGTTGGATCCAGAGTTATCATTCAGCGTGCTGGCGACGTTATTCCTGAGGTTGTCAAAGTCATTAATCAGCCAGCGAAATCGGTTCCCTTTAAAATTCCCCATCAGTGCCCGGCCTGCGGAAATCCTGCAGAGCGCGCTGAAGAAGAAGTCGTGCTTCGATGTGTGAACGCCAAATGCCCCGCCCTCTTAAAAGGTTCGCTCAAGCATTTTGCCGCAAGGCGAGCGATGAACATTGAAGGCCTTGGCGATAAACAGATCGACGCATTTGTGGATCACGGCCTCGTCAAACGACCGTCGGATTTATACAAGCTAACTCAAGAAAAAATCTTGTCGCTTGATCGCCAGGGAGAAAAGTCCGCGCTGAATTTGCTAGAAAGCATTGAAGCTTCAAAGAAGACGACTTTCGGTCGACTGATCTTCGCTCTCGGCATTCGCCACGTGGGCGAGACGACAGCAAAAACTTTGGCCAAATATTTCGGCACACCTCAGGAATTTCTCGACGCCAAAGAAGAAGCGCTCTTAGAGATTCCCGATGTTGGCGAAAAGATGGCCCACGTCATTTCCCAAGCCTTTAAAGCCGGCTATGTGAAAGAAGAGATCGCCGAGCTATTAAAATGCGGCGTGGTTGTCGAAAGCGCAAAGAAGGTTGCGACGTCTGGCGTTCTTGGCGGAAAAAAGTATGTCATTACCGGAACGCTTCCTATGGGTCGCGACGAAATCAAAGATCTGATTGAGGCCAACGGTGGAGTCGTTTTAAGTGGGGTCAGTAAAAAGACAGATTTTTTGTTGGCCGGAGAAGAAGCGGGGTCGAAGCTGCAGAAGGCGACCGAGCTCGGTGTCCAAATAGTCGACTGGGAACGATTTCAAAAACAGCTTGGCAACTAG
- the gatC gene encoding Asp-tRNA(Asn)/Glu-tRNA(Gln) amidotransferase subunit GatC, whose protein sequence is MKKPDSGLDLATVQKVANLARLKISDSEATAIAGQLSAVLENFKQLAAVDTTGIEPLVTPTDLSIRLREDEAVVEKDVESFVANAPARSGNLFKVPPVVGG, encoded by the coding sequence ATGAAAAAACCAGATTCCGGACTCGATTTAGCGACTGTTCAAAAAGTTGCAAACCTCGCGCGATTAAAAATCTCAGACTCGGAAGCGACCGCGATTGCCGGTCAACTTTCGGCGGTGCTTGAGAACTTCAAGCAGCTGGCGGCGGTCGACACAACAGGGATTGAACCACTTGTGACGCCGACCGATCTTTCTATTCGATTGCGTGAAGATGAGGCCGTTGTCGAAAAAGACGTGGAATCATTTGTTGCCAACGCTCCGGCCCGTTCCGGGAATTTATTTAAGGTTCCGCCAGTGGTGGGAGGCTAA
- the gatA gene encoding Asp-tRNA(Asn)/Glu-tRNA(Gln) amidotransferase subunit GatA, whose amino-acid sequence MDLTNSTCTEIRDAVRGKKVSALEVTRHFADRIQKLDSKVNAFVSTNDRAEDAAKMVDAKIAKGSDPGALAGVPMAIKDLLCTKGLKTTASSKILANFVPPYSATVVNRLEAAGAVTIGKTSLDEFAMGSSNENAATGPVHNPWNLEYVPGGSSGGSAAAIAARMAPGAIGTDTGGSIRQPASFCGLFGIKPTYGRVSRFGIIAFASSLDQAGPMALSTKDCALILETISGSCAHDSTSATIEVPKWSEIITEDVKGLRVGLPKEYFAEKMDSDVERVTREAIAALKDKGAVIVDVSLPLVKHAVPVYYLVATSEASSNLARYDGMRFGHRSTNAAHGDLDDLYSSSRGEGFGSEVKRRIMLGTYALSSGYYDAYYQKASQVRRLIRNEFLNAFQTCDVILSPVCTSPAFKVGERINDPLEMYLNDIFTTSTNLAGLPGMSVPAGYSKAGLPIGVQLMTRHFDETRMFNVSLALENSLQAVKARRPNVI is encoded by the coding sequence ATGGATCTAACAAACTCGACCTGCACAGAAATCCGCGACGCGGTTCGTGGAAAAAAAGTTTCGGCCCTAGAGGTCACACGTCACTTCGCCGATCGAATTCAAAAACTTGATTCAAAAGTGAATGCCTTCGTGAGCACCAACGATCGCGCCGAAGATGCTGCCAAAATGGTCGACGCAAAAATTGCGAAAGGCTCTGACCCCGGCGCATTGGCGGGCGTACCGATGGCCATCAAAGACCTGCTTTGCACAAAGGGTCTAAAGACAACCGCGTCTTCAAAAATTTTGGCGAACTTCGTTCCACCGTATTCGGCGACAGTCGTCAATCGGCTGGAAGCTGCGGGCGCAGTGACGATCGGCAAAACCAGTCTCGACGAATTCGCGATGGGATCTTCGAACGAAAATGCGGCCACGGGCCCAGTTCACAATCCGTGGAATCTTGAATATGTCCCAGGTGGTTCTAGTGGTGGTTCTGCGGCGGCGATCGCGGCGCGAATGGCGCCAGGTGCGATTGGCACTGACACCGGCGGATCCATTCGCCAACCGGCAAGTTTTTGCGGTCTGTTTGGCATCAAGCCAACTTACGGCCGCGTCAGCCGTTTTGGCATAATCGCATTCGCTTCAAGCCTCGATCAGGCGGGACCAATGGCGCTATCCACAAAAGACTGTGCGCTGATTCTTGAAACGATCTCTGGTTCCTGTGCTCACGATTCAACCAGTGCGACGATCGAAGTTCCGAAGTGGTCCGAAATCATCACAGAGGACGTGAAAGGTCTTCGTGTTGGTTTGCCGAAAGAATATTTCGCAGAAAAAATGGATAGCGATGTCGAGCGCGTCACGCGCGAAGCTATTGCGGCACTCAAAGACAAGGGTGCCGTAATCGTCGATGTTTCACTGCCCTTAGTGAAGCACGCCGTGCCTGTATATTACCTGGTCGCAACCAGCGAAGCTTCTTCTAACTTGGCTCGTTACGATGGCATGCGGTTCGGTCATCGCTCTACGAACGCCGCTCATGGCGATCTTGATGATCTCTATTCTAGTTCGCGCGGAGAAGGCTTTGGTTCCGAAGTAAAACGCAGAATCATGCTTGGTACGTATGCGCTGTCCAGCGGCTACTATGATGCCTACTATCAGAAGGCGAGCCAGGTACGCCGCCTCATTCGCAATGAATTCCTGAATGCATTTCAAACTTGCGATGTGATTTTGAGCCCTGTGTGCACAAGCCCAGCCTTTAAAGTTGGCGAGCGCATCAATGATCCACTTGAAATGTATTTGAACGACATCTTTACGACATCCACGAACCTCGCAGGACTTCCGGGAATGTCAGTTCCCGCTGGCTATTCCAAGGCGGGACTGCCGATTGGCGTACAGTTGATGACTCGTCACTTCGACGAGACCCGTATGTTCAATGTCTCGCTCGCTTTGGAAAACTCTCTTCAGGCAGTGAAAGCTCGGAGGCCAAATGTCATCTGA
- the gatB gene encoding Asp-tRNA(Asn)/Glu-tRNA(Gln) amidotransferase subunit GatB yields the protein MSSDLEKAATAGTSYGDYEPIIGIEIHAQLSTASKMFCHSSTAFGHADNENICEVCTAMPGALPVINKKAVEFSVKMGLALGCEIRKRSVFSRKQYFYPDLPKGYQISQFDLPLCEHGRVDFLLGTEKKSISITRAHMEEDAGKSTHHGEYSLINLNRAGTPLLEIVSGPDIRGPAEAAEYARTVHKILRYLDVCDGNLEEGSFRCDCNVSVRKKGEKELRTRVEIKNINSFRFVEKAVEYEILRQIDCYETGEKIHQETRLYDPDKNRTFMMRSKEEAHDYRYFPDPDLLPLEIEESFIDAVRKTLPELPLKRAERFQQEYKIPEYDSLVLTQERDLADYYEAVVVAAGGNGKSASNWVMTDLMRELNESKKTVAQSPITASNLGKMIALIDKGTISGKIAKTVFSEMWTSGKEPEVIVKEKGLVQITDTSAIEKAIDDVIAASPNEAAAYRGGKDKLFGFFVGQVMKATKGQASPDMVNQLLKKKLSGS from the coding sequence ATGTCATCTGATCTTGAAAAGGCAGCAACAGCGGGCACCAGCTATGGTGACTACGAGCCTATCATCGGTATTGAAATTCACGCGCAGCTAAGTACGGCGTCGAAAATGTTCTGTCACAGTTCGACCGCGTTTGGTCATGCGGACAACGAAAACATCTGCGAAGTTTGTACGGCAATGCCGGGCGCACTGCCGGTGATCAATAAAAAAGCGGTAGAATTTTCTGTAAAAATGGGGCTCGCGCTGGGTTGTGAAATTCGCAAGCGCAGCGTTTTCTCGCGAAAGCAGTATTTTTATCCGGATCTCCCTAAGGGCTATCAGATTTCCCAATTCGATCTGCCGCTGTGTGAACATGGCCGAGTAGACTTCCTTTTGGGAACAGAAAAGAAATCGATCTCGATCACGCGCGCCCACATGGAAGAGGATGCCGGCAAATCGACCCACCACGGTGAGTATTCGCTGATAAATCTCAATCGTGCAGGAACACCGCTTCTTGAGATTGTATCTGGCCCCGATATCCGTGGACCTGCGGAAGCGGCGGAATATGCCCGAACGGTACACAAAATTCTTCGTTATCTTGATGTGTGTGACGGAAACCTAGAGGAAGGTTCATTCCGGTGCGACTGCAACGTCAGCGTTCGTAAAAAGGGCGAAAAGGAACTGCGTACCAGAGTTGAAATCAAGAACATCAACTCATTCCGCTTTGTAGAAAAGGCAGTTGAGTACGAAATCTTGCGCCAAATTGATTGCTACGAAACAGGTGAAAAAATTCATCAAGAAACTCGCCTTTATGATCCAGATAAAAACCGCACGTTCATGATGCGTTCAAAAGAAGAAGCTCATGACTATCGCTATTTCCCGGATCCAGACCTCTTGCCGTTGGAAATCGAAGAAAGCTTCATCGACGCTGTCAGAAAAACATTGCCTGAATTGCCACTCAAGCGTGCCGAGCGTTTTCAGCAGGAATACAAGATTCCCGAATACGATTCGCTTGTTTTGACGCAAGAGCGCGATTTGGCGGATTACTATGAAGCCGTGGTGGTCGCCGCCGGTGGAAACGGTAAATCCGCTTCGAACTGGGTCATGACGGACCTGATGCGCGAACTGAACGAATCCAAAAAGACGGTCGCTCAAAGCCCGATCACCGCTTCGAATCTGGGAAAGATGATTGCGCTTATCGATAAGGGCACGATTTCCGGTAAAATTGCGAAGACAGTTTTTAGTGAGATGTGGACCTCGGGCAAAGAACCAGAGGTGATCGTCAAAGAAAAAGGTCTCGTACAAATCACCGACACCTCGGCTATTGAAAAAGCGATTGATGACGTCATTGCGGCGAGCCCGAATGAAGCGGCAGCGTATCGGGGTGGTAAGGATAAGCTTTTTGGATTCTTTGTTGGCCAAGTCATGAAGGCGACAAAGGGGCAGGCAAGTCCGGATATGGTGAATCAGCTTCTCAAAAAGAAACTGTCGGGCAGTTAA
- a CDS encoding Ppx/GppA family phosphatase → MRVAGLDLGTNTFLCLIADVDPATGAMHVIQDDVRIVRLGQGVNATKELHPEALARAEEAFAEFQKFIHAAKCEQVLAVATSATRDAKNGHLLVEMGKRYGIPIEVISGEKEAELTFQGSIEPSWAGLTAVIDVGGGSSEIIFGDRNGILIRFSANVGSVRLTEKYITGHPIAERELLAVTENVRQEIALGMKAALSEFNNRHLSSGGAAPEAPLDLEGLLGRTTNAVAVAGTPTTLAAVQQGQAFVPENIHGHVIAIDELHKMIADLASMTVAQRGLLAGMEPKRADVIVAGAICLCEAARLLRTSAVQVSIRGVRYGVAMWCSQRITQ, encoded by the coding sequence ATGCGGGTAGCTGGTCTCGATCTCGGTACCAACACATTTTTGTGTCTCATTGCCGATGTAGATCCAGCAACCGGCGCAATGCACGTTATACAAGATGACGTGCGTATTGTTCGCCTGGGCCAGGGTGTGAACGCGACCAAAGAGCTTCACCCCGAAGCGCTTGCACGCGCCGAGGAAGCCTTTGCAGAATTTCAAAAGTTCATTCATGCGGCGAAGTGTGAACAGGTCTTGGCCGTTGCGACCAGTGCTACGCGCGATGCTAAAAACGGCCACCTTCTTGTAGAGATGGGAAAGCGCTATGGGATTCCCATCGAAGTAATTTCAGGCGAAAAAGAAGCAGAGCTCACCTTTCAGGGATCCATCGAGCCATCATGGGCCGGCTTGACCGCTGTAATCGACGTAGGTGGTGGTTCGAGCGAAATTATTTTTGGGGATCGAAACGGAATTCTCATTCGCTTCAGTGCCAACGTCGGAAGCGTTCGCTTAACGGAAAAATACATCACGGGTCATCCAATTGCGGAGCGCGAACTTCTGGCAGTGACTGAAAATGTTCGGCAAGAAATAGCACTGGGAATGAAGGCGGCTCTATCGGAATTCAACAACCGACATCTTTCATCGGGGGGCGCGGCGCCGGAAGCACCGCTTGATCTTGAAGGGCTTCTAGGCCGCACGACAAATGCCGTGGCAGTCGCGGGGACCCCGACGACCCTGGCCGCTGTTCAGCAGGGCCAAGCGTTCGTGCCTGAAAATATTCACGGGCACGTGATAGCCATCGATGAACTTCACAAGATGATTGCCGATCTCGCGTCGATGACCGTCGCGCAACGAGGTTTATTGGCTGGAATGGAGCCCAAAAGAGCTGACGTCATTGTCGCCGGCGCCATTTGCCTTTGTGAAGCAGCGAGGCTTCTTCGAACCAGCGCAGTTCAAGTTTCGATTCGCGGTGTTCGTTACGGAGTCGCTATGTGGTGTAGCCAGCGGATTACCCAATGA
- a CDS encoding DUF192 domain-containing protein: MKITRGDSVKKSFGVLALVVAASFFNSQTFGADSPAPIFKKRKIEISGKTIVVEIADTDERRAHGLMFRNSLPKDEGMLFVFEDERPRSFWMKNTLIPLSIAYINKDKIITEVVDMQPAILGAARPKSYPSKKKSMYALEMNIGWFERNKIWPGVQFRYADKAP; this comes from the coding sequence ATGAAGATCACGCGCGGAGATTCTGTGAAAAAATCGTTTGGTGTTTTAGCCCTGGTTGTCGCGGCTAGTTTTTTCAACTCGCAAACATTCGGGGCCGACTCGCCTGCTCCGATTTTCAAAAAACGCAAGATCGAGATCTCTGGTAAAACCATCGTCGTCGAAATCGCCGATACCGACGAACGGCGAGCTCACGGTCTGATGTTTCGCAACTCATTACCTAAAGACGAGGGGATGCTATTTGTTTTCGAAGACGAACGACCGAGATCGTTCTGGATGAAAAATACGCTGATCCCTCTTTCGATCGCGTACATTAATAAGGACAAAATCATCACTGAAGTTGTCGACATGCAGCCAGCAATCCTTGGTGCAGCAAGGCCGAAGTCCTATCCAAGTAAGAAAAAATCCATGTACGCACTCGAAATGAACATAGGTTGGTTTGAAAGAAATAAAATCTGGCCTGGTGTCCAATTTCGATATGCCGATAAAGCCCCCTGA
- a CDS encoding PilZ domain-containing protein: MNEQSQVPQPRIPLKLDVDFRRSYGRSSSLGVLKNISLSGAFLEHELDGAAAGDKLQITFKVGGRIRKVNALIVWTNEVGSGVKFLPTNGRDVQIVDDLMYFVESNREGRRSLLGDIFKETA; the protein is encoded by the coding sequence ATGAACGAACAGAGTCAGGTTCCACAACCTAGAATTCCCCTTAAGCTGGATGTCGATTTTCGGCGGTCGTATGGCCGCAGTTCTTCGCTTGGAGTTTTGAAAAACATTAGTCTTTCAGGAGCGTTCCTGGAACATGAGCTCGACGGCGCGGCTGCTGGCGACAAGTTGCAGATTACATTCAAAGTCGGTGGTAGAATTCGTAAAGTAAATGCGCTGATTGTTTGGACAAATGAAGTTGGAAGCGGAGTTAAGTTCCTTCCTACAAATGGGCGCGACGTTCAGATTGTCGATGACCTTATGTACTTCGTCGAATCAAACCGTGAAGGGCGAAGATCATTGCTGGGCGATATTTTTAAGGAAACTGCTTAG
- the rho gene encoding transcription termination factor Rho: MEAIAPITDEELKSIELTEQERANLSSKNLKSMKIEDLTTLALKLKIENAAGLRRQDMVFEILKRAARLNDIFGNGVLEILPDGYGFLRSPDYNYLPGPDDIYVSPSQIRRFGLRTGDTVSGTVRPPKEGERYFALLKVETLNHESPEKAHNKLLFDNLTPLYPQERLKLEHTPNEFTTRVVDLMSPLGKGQRALIVAPPRTGKTVLMQNIANAISNNHPEVKLIVLLIDERPEEVTDMQRTVKGEVVSSTFDEPPTRHVQVAEMVIEKAKRLVEHKHDVVILLDSITRLARAYNTVVPPSGKILSGGVDSNALHKPKRFFGAARNIEEGGSLTIIATALIDTGSRMDEVIFEEFKGTGNSEIHLDRKLMEKRIFPCMDINKSGTRKEDLLINKVDLNRLWILRKVLSPMNVVDSMEFLIDKLQSTKTNEEFLKNMSGN; encoded by the coding sequence ATGGAAGCTATCGCCCCCATCACTGATGAAGAACTAAAGAGTATCGAACTTACCGAACAAGAGCGAGCGAACTTAAGTTCGAAAAATCTGAAGTCAATGAAGATCGAAGATCTCACGACTCTCGCGCTTAAACTTAAAATCGAAAACGCAGCCGGACTTCGACGCCAAGACATGGTGTTTGAAATTTTGAAGCGCGCGGCACGCCTGAACGATATTTTCGGAAACGGCGTTCTTGAAATTCTCCCAGATGGTTACGGATTCTTGCGATCGCCAGATTACAACTATCTTCCGGGACCAGATGATATTTACGTAAGCCCCTCGCAAATTCGTCGTTTCGGCCTTCGAACAGGCGATACGGTTAGCGGAACAGTTCGTCCACCAAAAGAAGGCGAACGTTATTTTGCACTTCTTAAAGTCGAAACGCTGAACCATGAATCTCCTGAGAAAGCGCACAACAAGCTTCTCTTCGACAACTTGACGCCGTTGTATCCACAAGAGCGTTTGAAGCTTGAGCACACGCCCAATGAATTCACGACTCGCGTTGTGGATCTCATGTCGCCACTAGGAAAAGGTCAGCGCGCGCTGATCGTCGCTCCACCAAGAACTGGTAAAACAGTTCTCATGCAGAACATTGCCAACGCAATTTCGAACAATCATCCTGAAGTGAAATTGATCGTTCTTCTGATCGACGAACGACCAGAGGAAGTCACAGATATGCAGCGCACGGTGAAGGGCGAAGTCGTTTCATCGACGTTCGACGAACCACCAACGCGTCACGTGCAAGTGGCAGAAATGGTCATCGAGAAAGCGAAGCGCCTGGTTGAACACAAGCACGACGTCGTGATCTTGCTAGATTCGATCACTCGTCTTGCGCGCGCTTACAACACAGTCGTTCCTCCATCGGGAAAAATCCTGTCCGGCGGTGTCGATTCGAACGCACTTCATAAACCAAAACGCTTCTTTGGTGCAGCTCGAAACATCGAAGAAGGTGGCTCGCTGACGATCATTGCAACTGCACTGATCGACACTGGTTCGCGTATGGATGAAGTTATTTTTGAAGAATTCAAAGGTACTGGTAACTCGGAAATTCATCTCGATCGCAAGCTCATGGAGAAACGTATTTTCCCATGCATGGACATCAACAAGTCCGGCACGCGAAAAGAAGATCTCTTGATCAACAAAGTCGACCTCAATCGGCTTTGGATTTTGCGCAAGGTTCTTTCGCCCATGAACGTCGTCGATTCGATGGAATTCTTGATCGACAAGCTTCAGTCTACAAAAACCAACGAAGAGTTCTTGAAAAACATGTCAGGCAACTAG
- the rpmE gene encoding 50S ribosomal protein L31, with translation MKEAIHPKYYADAPVTCVCGASWTTGSTQKELRVDICSNCHPYYTGKQKMIDTEGRVDRFRRKYSGAAKSTK, from the coding sequence ATGAAAGAAGCTATCCACCCAAAATATTACGCTGATGCGCCTGTCACATGTGTTTGTGGTGCATCTTGGACAACTGGATCAACTCAAAAAGAACTTCGTGTTGATATCTGCTCTAACTGCCATCCGTATTACACTGGAAAACAAAAAATGATCGATACTGAAGGTCGCGTTGATCGCTTCCGTCGTAAGTATTCTGGCGCAGCAAAATCTACGAAGTAG
- the prfA gene encoding peptide chain release factor 1: MFDRLEAVEQRYEQIQHDLQNPSVASDQVRYRSLMKESSDLATVVNLYRQYRKIKQDREGAIELLSSGESDATMKEMAKEELSQLDAELEEKEEALKIAILPKDPNDDKNVIVEIRPGAGGDEAALFTDELFRAYSLYAAKNGWKVDIMSRSDGNVGGAKEVIASIEGDKVYSRLKHESGVHRVQRVPKTETQGRVHTSTVTVAVLPEAEEVDVKINANDLKIDVYRSSGAGGQSVNTTDSAVRITHLPTGTVVTCQDERSQLKNKGKAMKILLSRLKAVEDEKAVKNASEARLAQIGTGDRSERIRTYNFPQSRVTDHRIGLTVHQVEDVMKGEMQILIDPLIAYHQAELLKAESKAT, translated from the coding sequence ATGTTTGATCGATTAGAAGCAGTAGAGCAGCGCTACGAACAGATTCAGCACGATCTGCAAAACCCTTCGGTTGCATCTGACCAAGTTCGTTATCGCAGTCTCATGAAAGAGTCTTCCGATCTAGCCACCGTCGTGAACCTTTACCGGCAATACCGAAAAATTAAGCAAGACCGCGAGGGTGCAATTGAGCTTCTTAGCAGCGGTGAGTCCGATGCGACGATGAAAGAAATGGCGAAGGAAGAACTTAGCCAACTGGATGCAGAGCTCGAGGAAAAAGAGGAAGCCTTAAAGATTGCGATTCTACCTAAAGATCCAAACGACGACAAAAACGTGATTGTTGAAATCAGGCCCGGGGCTGGTGGTGACGAAGCAGCACTTTTCACCGATGAGCTTTTCCGCGCCTATTCACTGTATGCCGCGAAAAATGGTTGGAAAGTCGACATCATGAGCCGTTCCGACGGCAACGTCGGTGGTGCGAAAGAAGTCATTGCTTCGATTGAGGGGGACAAAGTTTACTCGCGTCTAAAACACGAAAGCGGGGTCCACCGTGTTCAGCGTGTACCAAAGACCGAAACTCAAGGACGCGTGCACACTTCGACAGTCACCGTTGCGGTTTTGCCAGAAGCCGAAGAGGTCGACGTTAAAATCAACGCGAACGATTTGAAGATCGATGTCTACAGGTCGAGCGGAGCAGGTGGCCAGTCCGTAAACACCACAGACTCGGCCGTCCGTATCACCCATCTTCCAACCGGAACGGTTGTTACCTGCCAGGACGAACGATCGCAGTTAAAGAACAAAGGTAAGGCGATGAAGATTCTTTTATCTCGCCTAAAAGCGGTTGAAGATGAAAAGGCAGTGAAAAATGCCAGCGAAGCGCGGTTAGCCCAAATCGGAACGGGCGATCGCAGTGAACGGATCCGCACCTACAACTTTCCTCAATCGAGGGTCACGGATCACCGAATCGGCCTCACGGTTCACCAAGTGGAAGATGTTATGAAGGGTGAAATGCAGATCTTGATTGATCCTTTGATCGCTTACCATCAGGCTGAACTCTTGAAGGCCGAATCAAAAGCGACATAA